Proteins from a single region of Desulfuribacillus stibiiarsenatis:
- a CDS encoding LysR family transcriptional regulator, translated as MCILIDINFELYKVFYHVANTLSFSEASKHLFVSQSSVSQTIKLLEEKLGCKLFIRSTKSVRLTQEGEVLFRHLEPAYLYIKNGERKLIEMRTLEAGEIRIGASDTICKHYLLPYFQQFSTQYPKIKIHVTNRPSPVCLELLQKGEVDVIMINLPSHIDTQIFDVVLKRPIQDIFIAGRQFEHLREKVITMQELTQLPLLALEENTSTRSFLNQLASTNQVSIQPEFELSSVDLLIDLVKINFGISFLTKDYVLNELTSGEVIELQLKEKIPNRDLGIITHKHIPTPLAATKFISLLQASFIME; from the coding sequence GTGTGCATTCTTATCGATATAAATTTTGAGCTTTATAAGGTTTTCTATCATGTAGCTAACACCCTTAGCTTTTCCGAAGCGTCTAAACACTTATTCGTATCACAGTCTTCCGTGAGCCAGACGATTAAACTATTAGAGGAAAAACTCGGCTGCAAGCTATTTATCCGCAGCACGAAAAGTGTCCGTTTAACACAGGAAGGAGAAGTGTTATTCCGACATTTAGAACCAGCGTACCTCTACATTAAGAATGGGGAACGCAAATTAATAGAAATGCGCACACTCGAGGCTGGAGAAATTCGAATTGGTGCAAGCGATACCATATGCAAGCACTATTTGCTACCCTATTTCCAGCAGTTCTCGACTCAATATCCAAAGATAAAGATTCATGTTACGAATCGCCCATCGCCTGTTTGTTTGGAGCTTTTGCAAAAGGGCGAAGTAGATGTCATCATGATAAATCTTCCGAGTCATATCGATACTCAAATATTCGATGTAGTATTGAAACGACCGATTCAGGACATTTTTATTGCAGGTAGACAATTTGAACATCTGCGCGAGAAGGTTATTACGATGCAAGAGTTAACTCAACTACCTCTTCTCGCATTGGAAGAAAACACTTCTACGCGCTCATTCCTTAATCAACTGGCATCTACAAATCAAGTATCGATTCAACCAGAATTTGAGCTAAGTAGTGTAGATTTATTAATTGATTTGGTGAAAATCAATTTCGGAATCTCATTCTTAACTAAGGATTATGTTCTAAACGAATTAACTTCTGGGGAAGTCATTGAATTACAACTCAAAGAAAAAATCCCCAATCGAGACTTGGGGATCATTACTCATAAGCATATTCCGACTCCACTTGCCGCCACGAAATTTATATCATTGCTGCAAGCATCGTTTATTATGGAGTGA
- a CDS encoding ABC transporter ATP-binding protein: protein MENNPETILQLENVSKYFGITQVLHDITLQVKKGEIYGFLGPNGAGKTTLARMILGLIRCDKGSIQIQGHNINDQYKQAIRHVGAIVETPNFYSYLSGYDNLKLSANVYGDVSKEQILEVLEMVQMTEKSKAKVKTYSLGMRQRLGIARALLHRPELVILDEPTNGLDPQGIKEMRELIQQLAFEKDITFFISSHLLKEVEMTCTKVGILNRGKFLAEGQVEELVALSPFSSFEDYFLDLTKGAGVYV, encoded by the coding sequence TTGGAAAATAATCCCGAAACAATTCTGCAACTCGAAAATGTTTCCAAGTATTTCGGTATTACCCAAGTGCTGCATGACATCACCTTACAGGTAAAGAAGGGCGAAATTTATGGCTTTCTTGGGCCCAATGGTGCAGGAAAAACAACCCTAGCACGAATGATCTTGGGTTTAATACGCTGTGATAAAGGCTCTATACAAATCCAAGGGCATAACATCAATGATCAATATAAACAAGCGATTCGTCATGTCGGAGCTATTGTAGAAACACCAAACTTTTATTCCTATTTATCTGGATACGACAATCTTAAATTATCTGCCAATGTATATGGCGATGTATCTAAGGAACAGATCTTAGAAGTGTTAGAGATGGTGCAAATGACGGAGAAAAGTAAAGCCAAAGTAAAAACATATTCCCTTGGCATGAGGCAGCGGCTAGGTATTGCAAGAGCATTGCTGCATCGCCCTGAGCTAGTCATTCTCGACGAACCGACCAATGGGCTAGATCCGCAAGGGATTAAAGAAATGCGGGAACTGATTCAACAGCTAGCGTTTGAAAAAGACATTACGTTTTTTATCTCAAGTCATCTTTTGAAAGAGGTTGAAATGACCTGTACTAAGGTCGGTATCTTGAATCGCGGGAAATTCCTAGCAGAAGGTCAGGTGGAGGAATTAGTTGCGCTATCTCCATTCTCAAGCTTTGAAGACTACTTCTTAGATCTTACAAAAGGGGCTGGGGTTTATGTGTAA
- a CDS encoding ABC transporter permease translates to MCNLVYNELYKMVANWKLLIFLLITLVAVAIPSMVMFIPEAHVVFTGQDYPLMILNGLVTMVLPIFIIIMLAEMFTTEYEKGTLKNTLIQPVSRIQVVVGKLLAVVSIVGFLLLVALIAGYGFGIAVFGWGEGIAIGGNLLTSSQGIIATVTSYVVSLIPLTVFAVFIAVLCIILSSGTAALGISIGLFLAMNIAGQLVEKLSPYLINTHFNLYIFVMEEALRVQLVQSIVALVVYGVVSSLLVAILFKKKEIIL, encoded by the coding sequence ATGTGTAATTTAGTATACAATGAACTATATAAAATGGTAGCAAACTGGAAACTATTGATCTTCTTGTTGATAACTTTAGTGGCAGTTGCTATTCCTTCGATGGTGATGTTCATCCCTGAGGCGCATGTTGTGTTTACTGGACAAGACTACCCACTGATGATACTTAATGGGCTTGTAACAATGGTTTTGCCGATTTTCATTATTATAATGCTTGCGGAAATGTTCACAACAGAATATGAAAAAGGTACATTGAAAAACACGCTCATCCAACCTGTTTCACGAATCCAAGTGGTGGTAGGGAAACTCCTTGCAGTCGTATCGATTGTGGGATTTTTACTACTTGTAGCATTGATTGCTGGTTATGGATTTGGAATTGCTGTATTTGGCTGGGGAGAAGGGATTGCTATCGGAGGCAACTTGCTAACCTCATCACAAGGCATTATTGCCACTGTTACCAGCTATGTTGTATCTTTGATACCATTAACGGTTTTCGCTGTATTTATCGCAGTGCTTTGTATAATATTGTCCAGTGGAACCGCTGCTTTGGGGATTAGTATTGGCTTGTTCCTGGCAATGAATATTGCAGGGCAGCTTGTAGAAAAGTTAAGTCCATACCTTATAAACACACACTTCAATCTGTATATTTTTGTCATGGAGGAAGCATTGCGAGTGCAACTAGTACAATCAATTGTAGCACTTGTAGTATATGGGGTTGTTTCTTCTCTGTTAGTGGCTATACTTTTCAAGAAGAAGGAAATTATACTTTAG
- a CDS encoding response regulator transcription factor — translation MVKERILVVDDEQEICELLKDYLENEGYEVFVAYDGKQGYERFQQEKPILAILDIMLPLMEGTELCRKIRNESSIPIIMLSAKKSDIDKILSLGLGADDYMTKPFSPSELVARVKAHLRRFLQMNVSNEGQAVFTYENLQIDSKAHKVIVDGQSMELSAKEFALLHFLANHQGQVFTRDQIFDHVWGFNEYGDVNTVTVHIRRIREKIEVDPTKPKFIKTIWGVGYKFGE, via the coding sequence ATGGTGAAAGAAAGAATCCTTGTCGTAGATGACGAACAGGAAATCTGCGAATTATTAAAGGATTATCTTGAAAATGAAGGGTATGAAGTTTTCGTAGCTTATGACGGTAAGCAAGGATATGAACGTTTTCAACAAGAAAAGCCTATTTTAGCGATATTGGATATAATGCTTCCATTGATGGAAGGGACGGAACTTTGTCGTAAGATACGCAATGAGTCTTCTATTCCGATAATTATGTTAAGTGCTAAGAAAAGCGATATTGATAAGATTCTAAGCCTAGGCCTTGGCGCCGATGATTATATGACGAAACCTTTTAGCCCTAGTGAGTTAGTCGCTAGGGTTAAAGCGCATTTGCGCAGATTCCTTCAAATGAATGTTAGTAATGAAGGGCAGGCTGTTTTTACATACGAGAATTTGCAAATTGATAGTAAAGCCCATAAGGTAATAGTTGACGGTCAGTCAATGGAGCTATCTGCGAAAGAATTTGCACTGCTACATTTTCTTGCCAACCATCAAGGGCAAGTATTCACACGAGATCAAATTTTTGACCATGTATGGGGTTTCAACGAATATGGGGATGTGAATACAGTGACGGTGCATATCCGGAGAATCCGCGAAAAAATAGAAGTAGATCCAACGAAGCCTAAGTTTATTAAAACAATTTGGGGTGTTGGATACAAATTTGGAGAGTAG
- a CDS encoding sensor histidine kinase produces the protein MKLGIHSKLVVAFISVIIIPIATAGLSFYFIMEHVNKHFDMKQVDVMQQVAFDIREAVQSGYPYLANSNGQATQSVGESIREIADDYDVQFEIFDEEGNLLLRTAETTFTKSRFSNNSLNIPVEDNKVVKVVVHYNPSSEPAKILFSILKGIALSILFGFIALLMVVGWFTWFLSRSVLKPLGELNVATAKVADGDFDFNINYNKNNEFGALCRSFMLMKEQLKASIVRQQQQEQLRKELVASISHDIRTPVASIKGYVEGIQDGIVKDQERLAKYLEVIHGKTEQLDRLVDDLFQFSQIEVGKLEIVLEKQNSRKFFSSILQQFEVELGSQGISLTLPKEIPDVSIAVDKQRMIQVIENLIGNASRYVDKEHGLVQIDIDLQSEKENSTEPLHLSESLRISIKDNGQGIAEDDLPYVFDRFYRGEKSRSRKFGGTGLGLAISKYIIEAHHGEIGITSKLHKGTTVFFTLPIQK, from the coding sequence TTGAAACTTGGGATTCATAGTAAGCTTGTGGTTGCCTTTATCTCTGTTATCATCATTCCGATTGCTACAGCAGGGTTGTCTTTCTATTTTATTATGGAGCATGTGAATAAACATTTTGATATGAAACAAGTGGATGTGATGCAACAGGTTGCTTTCGACATCCGCGAAGCAGTGCAATCTGGTTATCCATATCTGGCCAATAGTAATGGACAAGCAACGCAATCAGTAGGGGAAAGCATACGCGAAATAGCAGACGACTATGATGTGCAGTTTGAAATATTTGATGAAGAAGGAAATCTACTCCTTCGAACGGCGGAGACAACTTTTACAAAATCGAGATTTAGTAATAACAGTCTGAATATACCAGTAGAGGATAATAAGGTTGTGAAAGTAGTTGTTCATTACAATCCGTCATCCGAACCAGCCAAAATTTTATTTTCGATTCTAAAAGGCATTGCACTTAGTATTCTATTTGGATTTATTGCACTATTAATGGTCGTAGGATGGTTTACGTGGTTTCTCTCACGGAGTGTTTTGAAGCCTTTAGGGGAATTAAACGTTGCGACTGCGAAAGTAGCGGACGGAGACTTCGATTTCAATATCAATTACAACAAAAATAATGAGTTTGGTGCATTATGTCGTTCCTTTATGTTGATGAAAGAGCAGCTCAAGGCATCGATTGTTCGACAACAGCAACAGGAGCAACTGCGCAAAGAGTTGGTAGCAAGTATTTCTCATGATATTAGAACTCCAGTCGCTTCCATTAAAGGCTACGTGGAGGGGATTCAAGATGGTATTGTGAAAGACCAAGAAAGGTTAGCGAAATACTTAGAAGTAATACATGGGAAAACTGAGCAATTAGACCGTTTGGTTGACGATTTATTTCAATTTTCTCAAATAGAAGTAGGTAAATTGGAAATAGTTCTAGAAAAACAGAATAGCAGAAAGTTTTTCTCTTCGATCCTTCAGCAATTTGAAGTAGAGTTGGGATCGCAAGGGATTTCTTTGACGCTACCAAAAGAAATTCCGGATGTTAGTATTGCTGTAGATAAGCAACGGATGATCCAGGTGATCGAGAATTTGATTGGTAATGCGTCTAGGTACGTAGATAAAGAACATGGACTCGTGCAGATCGACATCGATTTACAATCAGAGAAAGAAAACTCAACGGAACCTTTACACTTATCAGAATCTTTACGCATATCCATTAAAGACAACGGGCAGGGCATCGCAGAGGACGACCTTCCGTATGTATTTGATCGGTTCTACCGAGGCGAAAAGTCGCGTTCGAGAAAATTCGGTGGCACGGGCCTTGGTCTAGCGATTAGCAAATACATCATTGAAGCGCACCATGGGGAAATAGGTATTACTAGCAAGCTACATAAAGGAACAACTGTGTTTTTTACCCTTCCAATACAGAAGTAG
- a CDS encoding phosphoribosylformylglycinamidine synthase produces MGIQVRRIFVEKKPGFNVEAEALCRDFQQNLGILGLQSVRVVNRYDIQGINEEIYQQSRNTIFSEPPVDIVYDEQLHVQDPIRMFAVEFLPGQYDQRADSAAQCIQILTQSDRPIVTTAKVVLLSGDISDEEFNRIKQYYINPVESREATLDKPLTIELQTEQPSDVQVLDGFCHMDEQQMKEFMQRIGFAMNFEDLLFCQKYFRDTEKRDPTITELKVIDTYWSDHCRHTTFLTEIQEVTFDENENVVPMKAAYQRYLKAREIVYGEENRDVCLMDLAVIGMKELRKQGKLQDLDVSDEVNACSIVVDVDVEGEIQEWLVMFKNETHNHPTEIEPYGGAATCLGGAIRDPLSGRSYVYQAMRVTGSGDPRARIEDTIPGKLPQRKITTEAAAGYSGYGNQIGLATGHVAEVYDEGFVAKRMEIGAVMAAAPKENVVRIQPSKGDVVILAGGRTGRDGCGGATGSSKEHDEDSIFTCGAEVQKGNPPTERKLQRLFRNPKVSMMIKKCNDFGAGGVSVAIGELTDSLKVNLDVIPKKYEGLDGTELAISESQERMAVVVAAEDAERFIRFAQEENVEATVVAEVTDNRRLQMYWRGNAIVDLSRDFLDTNGVKQTTKVHVNGPQTDMDFLTQPSQHIRDELKSYPLESCETLRQAWIANLTDLNVAGQQGLVERFDSTIGAGTVLMPFGGKYQATPAEGMVAKIPVIGKETNTATIMTHGYNPKLASWSPFHGALYAVVEAVAKVVAIGGRYDSIRLTLQEYFEKLGTDASKWGKPFSALLGAYHAQEQFGIPAIGGKDSMSGTFKDLHVPPTLVAFAVDVVKADKVISPEFKQAGSQVVFIPSKFDGQSMIDFDNLKANFTKVTELIHSGKVLAAHTVKYGGIAEALTKMAFGNKIGFRFEPSKANAMTQSMEIGYGEEWFLPKYGSLVLELPSDINVQEALGDIDYIALGNTTSSQAIQVGDMTIMLDELYRLWQEPLQDIFPIQAKSVTEESTYNFEKTEASFVKTGSDAITYNSIINADTTIKSQSRSSRTTALAQPRVLIPVFPGTNCEYDTHKAFEKAGGQVDTMIIRNLTSVDIENSIATIVDKIKQTQILMLPGGFSGGDEPDGSGKFYATLFRNPRIKEAVMDLLQNRDGLVLGICNGFQALIKLGLLPYGEIRDMNENSPTLTFNTIGRHISTMVQTKVVSNQSPWLRNVEIGEIHSIPVSHGEGRFFATVEELQKLIDGKQVATQYVNQMGNPTMQSPANPNGSIYAIEGITSPDGRIFGKMGHSERIGNHVAINVPGKKDQRIFEAGISYFK; encoded by the coding sequence ATGGGGATACAAGTGCGAAGAATTTTCGTAGAGAAGAAACCTGGATTTAACGTGGAAGCTGAGGCTTTATGTCGTGACTTTCAACAAAACCTAGGAATTTTAGGACTGCAATCGGTAAGGGTCGTAAATCGGTACGACATCCAAGGAATCAATGAAGAAATTTATCAACAGTCTCGAAATACAATTTTCTCAGAACCACCAGTGGATATTGTCTATGACGAACAATTACATGTACAAGACCCAATTCGTATGTTTGCCGTCGAATTCCTACCAGGACAATATGATCAAAGAGCTGACTCTGCCGCGCAATGTATACAGATTTTAACACAGAGTGACCGACCGATTGTTACTACCGCTAAGGTGGTACTATTATCAGGGGACATTTCAGATGAGGAATTTAATCGCATCAAGCAGTATTATATCAATCCAGTAGAGTCCCGAGAAGCTACTCTAGATAAACCTTTAACAATTGAGCTACAAACGGAACAACCAAGTGATGTACAAGTCCTTGACGGGTTCTGTCACATGGATGAGCAGCAAATGAAGGAATTTATGCAACGTATTGGCTTTGCAATGAATTTCGAGGACCTTTTATTTTGTCAAAAGTACTTCCGTGATACAGAGAAGAGAGATCCAACTATCACAGAATTAAAAGTAATCGACACATATTGGTCTGATCACTGCAGACATACAACATTCTTAACAGAGATTCAGGAAGTGACGTTCGATGAAAATGAGAATGTAGTGCCTATGAAAGCAGCATATCAGAGATATCTTAAAGCTCGTGAAATCGTGTATGGCGAAGAAAACCGAGATGTTTGTCTTATGGATTTAGCTGTCATCGGAATGAAAGAGCTGCGCAAGCAAGGCAAACTACAAGATTTAGATGTTTCTGATGAAGTAAATGCATGTAGCATTGTTGTAGATGTCGATGTTGAAGGTGAGATACAAGAATGGTTAGTGATGTTCAAGAACGAAACACACAACCATCCTACAGAAATTGAACCATATGGTGGTGCGGCGACTTGCTTAGGTGGCGCCATTCGTGACCCACTATCTGGTCGTTCGTATGTATATCAAGCAATGAGAGTGACAGGTAGCGGCGACCCACGTGCGCGTATTGAAGATACTATTCCAGGCAAGCTGCCGCAACGCAAAATCACTACGGAAGCAGCAGCAGGATATAGTGGCTACGGGAACCAAATAGGGCTCGCAACAGGACATGTTGCTGAAGTATATGATGAAGGCTTTGTCGCGAAACGTATGGAAATTGGTGCTGTGATGGCTGCTGCTCCCAAAGAAAATGTGGTTCGCATACAACCAAGTAAGGGCGATGTAGTGATTTTAGCTGGCGGACGTACAGGTCGTGACGGCTGTGGTGGAGCTACTGGATCTTCTAAAGAACATGATGAAGACTCGATCTTTACATGTGGCGCAGAAGTGCAAAAAGGGAATCCACCGACAGAAAGAAAGCTACAAAGACTATTTAGAAATCCTAAAGTAAGCATGATGATTAAGAAATGTAATGATTTTGGTGCTGGCGGGGTATCTGTTGCAATCGGGGAATTAACAGATAGTCTGAAAGTCAATTTAGATGTGATTCCGAAGAAGTACGAAGGACTTGATGGTACAGAACTTGCGATTTCTGAGTCACAGGAGCGGATGGCGGTGGTAGTGGCCGCTGAAGATGCAGAACGCTTCATTCGATTCGCACAAGAAGAAAATGTAGAAGCTACTGTTGTTGCTGAAGTAACAGATAACCGACGTCTACAAATGTATTGGCGCGGAAACGCGATTGTCGATTTAAGTAGGGATTTCTTAGATACGAATGGTGTGAAACAAACAACCAAAGTACACGTAAATGGGCCGCAAACAGATATGGATTTTCTTACGCAACCATCGCAGCACATAAGAGATGAACTAAAGAGCTACCCTTTGGAATCTTGTGAAACATTACGACAAGCTTGGATAGCGAATCTTACGGATCTAAATGTTGCTGGTCAGCAGGGATTAGTGGAGCGCTTTGATAGTACAATCGGTGCAGGAACGGTCTTAATGCCATTTGGTGGGAAGTATCAGGCTACGCCTGCCGAAGGCATGGTTGCCAAGATTCCGGTCATTGGCAAGGAAACCAATACAGCGACGATTATGACCCATGGATACAATCCAAAGCTAGCATCTTGGAGTCCGTTTCATGGGGCTCTGTATGCAGTAGTAGAGGCAGTTGCCAAGGTAGTAGCAATCGGTGGTCGTTATGATTCTATCCGTTTGACTCTACAGGAGTACTTTGAAAAGTTAGGGACGGATGCATCCAAATGGGGCAAGCCGTTTAGTGCATTATTAGGTGCATATCACGCACAGGAGCAATTCGGTATTCCAGCAATTGGTGGAAAGGATAGCATGTCAGGGACATTTAAAGATTTGCATGTCCCACCTACTTTAGTTGCTTTTGCTGTAGATGTAGTGAAGGCAGATAAAGTGATATCTCCAGAGTTCAAACAGGCGGGGAGTCAGGTTGTTTTTATTCCATCGAAGTTTGATGGACAATCGATGATTGATTTTGACAACTTGAAAGCGAACTTTACTAAGGTAACAGAACTGATTCATTCTGGAAAAGTATTAGCTGCCCATACTGTGAAGTATGGCGGAATCGCAGAAGCACTTACGAAAATGGCTTTCGGAAATAAAATTGGATTCCGTTTTGAACCATCAAAAGCGAATGCCATGACACAATCCATGGAGATTGGATATGGAGAAGAATGGTTCTTGCCGAAGTATGGTTCATTAGTATTAGAACTTCCGAGTGATATCAACGTACAAGAAGCGTTGGGAGATATTGATTATATTGCATTAGGTAATACAACGTCATCACAAGCCATTCAAGTTGGTGATATGACGATTATGCTGGATGAATTATATCGCCTATGGCAAGAGCCATTACAAGATATTTTTCCAATCCAAGCGAAAAGTGTAACGGAAGAATCTACTTACAATTTTGAGAAAACTGAAGCTAGTTTCGTGAAAACTGGGTCAGATGCAATAACGTACAATTCGATAATAAACGCAGATACAACTATTAAAAGTCAAAGTCGCAGCTCTCGTACAACAGCACTCGCACAGCCGCGTGTCTTAATCCCTGTATTCCCAGGAACGAATTGCGAATATGATACGCATAAGGCGTTTGAGAAAGCTGGCGGACAAGTCGATACGATGATTATAAGGAATCTAACGTCTGTTGATATTGAGAATTCTATCGCAACCATTGTTGATAAAATCAAGCAAACACAAATTTTGATGCTGCCAGGTGGCTTTAGTGGTGGTGATGAACCAGACGGTTCTGGTAAATTTTACGCTACGCTCTTTAGAAACCCAAGAATTAAAGAAGCTGTGATGGACCTATTGCAAAATCGTGATGGTCTTGTGCTGGGGATTTGTAACGGATTCCAAGCGTTGATTAAATTAGGGCTACTGCCATATGGTGAGATCCGAGATATGAATGAGAATTCCCCTACGTTAACCTTTAACACGATTGGTAGACATATTTCCACAATGGTACAAACAAAGGTTGTATCCAATCAGTCACCATGGTTACGTAATGTTGAAATAGGCGAAATCCATTCAATTCCTGTTTCCCATGGGGAGGGACGTTTCTTTGCTACGGTAGAGGAGTTACAAAAGCTTATCGATGGGAAACAGGTGGCTACTCAATACGTAAATCAAATGGGTAATCCGACTATGCAAAGCCCTGCCAATCCTAATGGCTCCATCTATGCAATCGAAGGCATCACAAGCCCTGATGGTAGAATTTTTGGGAAAATGGGACATTCAGAGCGCATAGGAAATCACGTAGCCATCAATGTTCCGGGCAAAAAAGATCAGAGAATTTTTGAAGCTGGTATCTCATATTTCAAATAA
- the cspD gene encoding cold-shock protein CspD has translation MQGTVKWFNASKGFGFIETEGGEDVFVHFSAIQGDGFKSLEEGQRVSFEVTEGNRGPQATNVSVM, from the coding sequence ATGCAAGGTACAGTAAAATGGTTTAATGCAAGTAAGGGGTTTGGATTTATCGAAACAGAAGGTGGAGAAGATGTATTCGTACATTTCTCAGCAATTCAAGGCGATGGATTTAAATCATTAGAAGAAGGTCAAAGAGTATCTTTTGAGGTTACTGAAGGAAACCGTGGCCCTCAAGCGACTAACGTTTCTGTAATGTAA
- a CDS encoding glycoside hydrolase family 73 protein, producing the protein MEKTKFIESLVASAKEDYALHGLFPSVKIAQAILESNWGKSGLTKEANNLFGIKGVGTVGSITKKTREYSEEKGWIWVQAQFRNYNTLNESINDHTQFLLRSSRYLPVFQANNYLEAAHALQEAGYATDPNYASKLIRLIEEHQLFQWDTLPAPKPVATPKAKPQSVVSDYAREAHDWVVANGISDGLNPQDQATREQVWVMLYRMAQQM; encoded by the coding sequence ATGGAAAAGACGAAATTTATTGAATCTCTTGTTGCATCAGCTAAAGAAGATTACGCGTTACATGGTTTATTTCCTAGTGTGAAAATAGCGCAGGCGATTCTAGAAAGTAACTGGGGAAAGAGCGGACTTACGAAAGAAGCGAACAATCTATTTGGTATCAAAGGAGTCGGTACAGTAGGTAGTATCACAAAGAAAACTAGGGAGTACAGTGAAGAAAAGGGATGGATATGGGTCCAAGCGCAATTCCGAAATTATAACACTTTGAACGAATCGATAAATGACCATACGCAATTTCTGCTACGATCGTCTCGTTACCTACCTGTATTCCAAGCTAATAATTACTTAGAAGCAGCACATGCATTACAAGAAGCAGGTTATGCAACAGATCCCAATTATGCTTCAAAACTTATCCGACTAATTGAAGAACATCAATTATTTCAGTGGGATACATTACCTGCACCTAAACCTGTAGCTACACCTAAAGCTAAACCACAATCTGTTGTATCCGATTATGCAAGAGAAGCTCATGATTGGGTAGTAGCCAACGGCATTTCCGATGGCTTGAATCCGCAGGATCAAGCGACACGCGAACAAGTTTGGGTAATGCTTTACCGCATGGCCCAACAGATGTAA
- a CDS encoding universal stress protein yields MPYQNILLCVDSSEESNKAFNRALKVTNENGAKLTLAHVVDIPIYSDYKPYDAEILNVARTSAERLLEEFKAKAVESGITNVQVILESGSAKREIIKTIMPKVDPDLVIVGATGTNALERVLVGSVSEYIIRHSPSDVLVVR; encoded by the coding sequence ATGCCTTATCAAAACATTCTGCTTTGTGTAGACAGTTCAGAAGAATCGAATAAAGCCTTTAACCGTGCTTTAAAGGTAACCAATGAAAACGGAGCAAAACTAACTCTTGCCCATGTAGTAGATATTCCGATTTATTCGGATTACAAGCCATATGACGCAGAGATACTAAATGTTGCTCGCACAAGCGCTGAACGCTTATTGGAAGAATTTAAAGCGAAAGCCGTAGAATCCGGTATTACCAATGTACAAGTGATTCTTGAGTCTGGCTCTGCAAAGCGAGAGATTATCAAAACGATTATGCCCAAAGTTGATCCTGACTTGGTTATTGTCGGTGCTACTGGCACAAATGCATTGGAACGTGTACTTGTTGGTAGTGTCTCTGAATACATCATTCGTCATTCTCCATCGGATGTCTTAGTCGTCCGCTAA
- the arsC gene encoding arsenate reductase (thioredoxin) gives MRKTLYFLCTGNSCRSQMAEGFAKAYGAEKFDVYSAGIEAHGLNLLAVKAMNEIGIDISNQTSDVIDQEILNQADYVITLCGDANDKCPLSPPHVKRLHWGFPDPAKAEGTEVERWKVFQSVRDSIGERIQQFVETEE, from the coding sequence ATGAGAAAAACACTATATTTTCTATGTACAGGAAACTCGTGTCGCAGTCAAATGGCTGAAGGTTTTGCAAAAGCATATGGAGCAGAGAAATTTGATGTATATAGTGCCGGGATTGAAGCTCATGGATTAAACCTACTGGCTGTAAAAGCAATGAATGAAATTGGAATTGATATCAGCAATCAAACATCTGATGTCATTGATCAAGAAATTTTGAATCAGGCGGACTATGTCATTACATTATGTGGAGATGCCAACGATAAATGCCCTTTGTCGCCGCCACATGTCAAACGATTACACTGGGGATTTCCTGATCCTGCAAAAGCAGAAGGAACAGAAGTAGAACGATGGAAAGTGTTTCAGTCAGTGCGCGATAGTATTGGCGAGAGAATTCAACAATTTGTTGAAACAGAAGAGTAA